CGTCACCTTGAAATGCGATCGTTGCTTGTTTCCTATCGACATGGACATCTTCCTGAAACATCGGAGGGATTTTTGCTAGTTCGACAAATTTAGAGTCCTGACTCATTTCCCAGCCTTTTCCTGTATACACATCCTTCGTTTCCACACGCCAGTAATGCTCTTCCTCTACTTCAGCTTCAAATACTGGTGTATAGTCTTGGACAAATGAACCGCCCAATCTGCTATCATCTTCCCCATAGCCAACTTTTTGAATCGCTCCATTTCCTTCTCTAGAGAAACCAGCATTTTCAGCACTACTCTGAATGAAAGGCACCGGGTCTGGCCATTGGGGAGAAAACTTCGGTGCGGCTAACCCGACGGCTGAAGAAAACAATACAACCGCTATTAATGGAAGTAACCAAATGGCAGATTTCTTCACGAATGTAAAACGAAGTGCCTCTCTGTCCATTTCTCTCATAAAATGAGCTATTCCTAAGGCAAGAAAAGAAGTGATAAAGATCCTGATAATCGCAGTACTGCCGTCATAAACGGTAAATGTATCCAAAACGGTTAAATAAGCGATTGTCAATAAGATGAATAAAAAAACGCGTTTTCTTATAACAAACCAATAATGCAGCAAATAACTCATTAACCAGATTAAGATGAGAAACAGCATGCTACGAAATAAGGGTGTAAATTCATACCATGCTCTGTTGAATAAAGCTTGTACATTGACGATAGTATCCTGAATCAACTCTCCGAACCACAATGGATTAAAAAAGCCGATAGTAAAAAACAAACTATTTAACACGAACAGTAATGCAGATCCCTTCAAAAGAAAAGATAGCCACCATCGGATTTGTATAAAGGAAAGCAGAAAACAGAGCACACCATAAAGCATAAAAATACTTATACTTGTCGTATCCGTTATTTCCTGTAAAGGATAGAACCATTCCAGAAATAAAATAAATCCACAAATATAAAGGATTAACGTATAAAAAATAGATGGATGCTGTTTAGGTTTATTCATATTCGTTTCACCTCTAACGGCGTTTTCATCAACTCGTGCTCAGTCATTTCATAGATATCCACCCCAAAAGCTGACAATTGTCGAACGAGAGAAGCGGATTTTTTTTGCTGTTCCTCCGGTTGAACAAGTAAAACATGTATATGCTCCGTTCTCTGACGCAGTTTTTTTATCATCTCTACGAACGGTTTATCTACATTTCCTACAACAAATAGAAGAACGCCCCCATTCACCAGCTTATTCCAATAGCTTTGGATAGCTAGTGAAAACACACCTTTCTTATTTGGCTGCAGTTGCGTTAAATGTTCTTTCATTCGGTCAAATTCCCAAACACCATAAGTCGATGGATAAAAACTGCCACTTTTTCCGATAGTTAGTAATCCCGTTTCAATAGATTGCTTCCTCAGATAGGTAAGCAACGAGTAAGTAACTTCAACCATGCCTTCAAAAATAATCGGATTCAGTGAGTTACAAGCATCTAGCACAAGTAACATATTCGTGCCTTTTTCCTGTTCAAACTCTTTTGTCATAACGGTATTTTTCCTAGCTGTTTGCTTCCAGTCAATCCAGGAAAAGCGATCCCCTGGCATATATTCCCTTATCCCTGTTGCCACATTTGCATTCGTAAAACGAAGGGATGCAGTAAGCAAATTGCCTTCCTGTCGATTGGTGATTTGTCCTTCCAATAACCATGGACGTGCATTCGGATAAGTAACAAGTAAGTCACTTACAGCATAGTAATGCTCCTTTTTTACAAGCCCGAAAAAATCTCCTGTCCGTATTCGTACCGTCTGAAATTGATGTTCCCCTCGAGGAATTTGTTCCAATCGATACGTAAAAGAAAACGTACGCTTGAAGCCAGGGAGTAGCATTTTCTTCATTTGCCGTTTAACAACTAATCGTTCTGGCTGATTCATATATTGAAATTTTTCTACTTGATTATCTATTGTTTTTAATGAATCTGGCATAATATCTTCTAAAATGCAATAATATAACGGAAATGGAAAGCGCCGTTTAACCTCCAATTTCACCGTAATTGCCCCACTAGCATTGGATATATAATGAGATAAATGTCTACCAACCTTCCACTTTCCTATTGGATATATCAAGACAGCCACTTCATATATTAAAATAGGTAGAAAACTAAAAAACAAGAACCAACTAACAAACCCGCCCTGAAACATAGCATAGGAGAATAGCAGCAGAAAAGTAGTAACGAGAAATAAACAGCTTACTAACAAACGAAAGCGATATTTCATTAAATAAATTCCTTTCGTATTGGTATCTCAGTTTGCTCGATAATCATCGCTATGACATCATTTACCGTTTTTCCACTGTATTTTGCTTCTGAATGAAGAATAACTCGATGCGCCAATACATATGGAGCCAAATATTTTACATCATCCGGCAACACGTAGTCACGTCCTGAAATATAAGCATATGCTTTTGCAGCTTTCATTAAAGCAATCGACCCTCGTGGGCTGACACCTAAATAAACTTGAGGGTGATTTCTCGTACTCGTCACTAAATCAATAATATAATGCTGCACATTTTTATCCATGTACACTTGCTTCACTTCATCTTGAATCTGTTCTAACGCTTCTTTTGTCAACACAGATTCAATGGTCTCAATTGGATGATCATGGGAAGTTCGGGTAAGCATTTCCATCTCTTCTGCAAACGTTGGATATCCCATGTTTAACTTTAAAATAAATCGGTCTAATTGAGCTTCCGGCAATGGATATGTTCCTTCATATTCGATTGGATTTTGTGTAGCCATTACAAAAAATGGGCGAGCTAGAGGAATTGTTCTACCGTCAACAGTGACGTGGTTCTCTTCCATTGCTTCTAATAGGGCGGACTGGGTTTTTGGGGATGTGCGATTGATCTCATCTGCTAGAATAATGTTACCAAGAATTGGCCCACCTCGGAATTCAAACTCCAATGTTTTTGGATTATATATCGATACTCCTGTTACATCAGAAGGTAATAAATCTGGCGTAAATTGGATTCGTCGAAAATCACAATCTAAAGATTTAGCTAGTGTTTTCACGAGCATTGTCTTTCCCACACCAGGAACGTCTTCCAATAATACATGCCCTTGCGCTAGTAAAGCAACAAGACTTAAAACAGCTGCCTCTTCTTTTCCGATCATTACTTTATTTATATTTTGTAATACATTTTCAATTTTTACATTATATGCCATTGTGTTTTCCATGATAAGCCCCTCTCTAATATGAGTTAGAAATATATATTAATATTTGTTTTGTTGTTATTTTTTTAACCATTCTCCCTTATTTAACTATACTAAAAAAGTATTACAATCAAAAGAAAGAGATATTAATAGTTTCAAGATTCTTTACTCCACCTAATTTGCTTTACAGGTCCAATGTTTTAAGCGTTCTTAAGCACCATAGTTGAGAAAGCAAACTAAAAGCAAGATCTATATCTCGATTCAACCTCCCAGCATGGGAAAGACCTGAGACTACCAGTCATATTGGGATAGAGGATTTCTTCATTAACCGCCCCTCCGCTATTTATTGGAAGCAGAAGATAGTTTAGGAGGTTTTACGTAGAGTGGCGGGGATGATAGCATTTCTATGCGTGAAAAAATATCCCTTTGGCGTCTTAGCTCGAAAAACTTGTCCGCTGAGGCTCCATGTCAAATCGACTACGAATCTATCTTTTGGTTATGCTCCCAACATCAAATAGCGAGGATTCTTAACATCTAAATTTTTATCTATTTTTAGTATAACCATATACTAGTAGTTTATACGAAATATTGTAAGCTTGCAGGATTATCAACTATTTTTAAATAGAAAACTGAAGGAAACACAAACAATAACTACCAATTAAGGTGAACTTTAAATGCACAGGCGTTCGTTTATATCTATGGATGTTTAGTTAAGAAGAATTTGCACTATAACTTGAAGTTGGTTCTTCCAGTCTTGAAGATCCACTTGTTAACATGGAAGGTGAGATCTTATTGCCGATTGCATGGAGACAGCTTTTTTCTATAAATATATCGATTAGAAATTCCCCTAACTTCCTTCTTTATTGGGGCAATCTCTTACGTCTACGCGCTTGACTTAAAGATGTTAAATAGCTATCGTTGCAGTAACTATAAAAACTAACGAATAGGGGTTGTAGCTTATGAAAATACTTGCCTATCAACGGGTAGAAACTCCCGTTCTTACACAGCTAAAAGAGCAGCACGACGTTCGTTTTTTTAAAAATATCGACACCAATTCCGATCCGGCATTTCTTGATTTTCTATCACAAGCTGACGGAATTATTGGTCTAGATCTGCCAGTTAACCAAACACTATTAAACTGTGCCCCGCGTTTGAAAATTATTAGCAACGTGTCAGTAGGTTTTAATAATTTACCAATTGAAGAACTGAGCCGACGTCAGATTATGGCGACAAATACGCCGGGTGTTTTAACAGATACCGTTGCTGATATGGTGATGGGATTGATAATTTCTACGGCTAGAAGATTACCTGAATTGGATCGGTTTGTTAAAGACGGGAACTGGGAAGAGTCTTTAGATAGTACCTATTACGGAACAGATGTACATCATAAAACACTTGGAATTATTGGTATGGGGCGTATTGGGACTGCTATTGCCCAACGTGCTCATGCTGGTTTTCATATGGACATTGTATATCATAGTAGAACAAGAAAGCCTGAAGTTGAACAAAAGTTTCAAGCGACCTATGCAAGTCTTGATGAGCTATTAGCTGTCTCGGATTTTGTTTGTTTAATTACCCCGTTAACGAAAGAGACTGAATACATGATTGGAAGACGGGAATTTAAATTAATGAAGAAATCAGCTTTTTTCATCAACGCTTCTCGCGGAAAAACAGTCGTTGAACAAGATTTAATAGCAGCATTACAAAATAATACAATTGCCGGAGCGGGATTAGACGTATATGAACAAGAACCAATTGATCCTTCAAACCCACTGCTTCGTATGGACAATGTGGTTACATTACCGCATATAGGATCTTCCACTTATGAAACAGAATTGGCGATGTCACAATTGGCTGCTGAAAATTTACTTGCCGGCTTATCTGGAAAAAGACCAAAAAATCTCCTTAATCCAGAGGTGTGGGAACGTAAATAACAAAGTCAAGTAAAACTCCATAAAGTAAGAGTTTTCCTCCTTGAAATAGAGATTCAAAAGTCAAAGAACGCAGGGCAAGCATCCTTGAAGAAAAAATACTCTTCTCAACGTACGATGCGCTGCTTTCTTAGCTTGCCTTTCCTTGAAAAAGAAGTACTCTTTTTCTGCGTGCGGTGCGTCGCTTCCGTAGCTTTCCTTGGTCTTGAAATAGGAAGAACTCCTTTTCAGTGTTTGATGGGTCGCTTCCGTAGCTTGCCTTTCCTTGAAAAAGGAGTACTCGTTTTCGGCATACGGTACGCTGCTGATTTGGGGGAAAATTGTGAACTTCGGCGAAAAAGTTGTGAACTTCGAGCGACCTATCTGTGAACTCCGGCGATTTCTCAGTAAACTTCGGCGAATTTCTTGTAAACTCCGGCGAATTTCCATTTAAATCCAATTAATTCCTTACCTCTTTACCTAACAAATAACCTCGTCCCTTTTTATCAGGAAACGAGGTTATTTTAAGTATCACACATGCTTGTTCACTTTCATTGTCTTGATTATTCATATAAAATAGGTGCGCCAGGCCCTAGTTCAACGCCAAACAGCATCCAAACTATAAGCATGAGTGTCCAACCAACTAAGAAGAAAATAGAATAAGGGATCATCGTTGAAACGAGTGTACCAATTCCCATTTTCTTATCATACTTTTGTGCAAAGGCAATAATGATCGCAAAATACGTCATTAATGGAGAAATAATATTCGTTGATGAGTCGGCAATCCGATAAGCCATTTGCGTTAATTCTGGTGAATAGCCTAGCTGCATCATAATTGGAACGAATATTGGAGCCATCATTGCCCATTTCGCTGAAGCGCTTCCTATGAATATGTTAATAAATGCGGCAATAATGATAAACACAAGGACTAACGGGATCCCAGTTAAATTAATATTTTGTAAAAAGTCTGCTCCGTAAACACCTAACACTAATCCCATATTGGACTCATTAAAATAAGCTACAAACTGACCTGCCGTAAATGCAAGTACAATAAACATTCCCATTGAAGCCATTGTATCGGACAGTTGATAAGCGACATCTTTATCATTTTTAACAGCTTTCGTCACAATTCCATAAACAAGTCCTGGAATAAAGAACAGAATAGCAATAATAGGTACTAGGGAACTCATAAATGGAGACTCGATAATTGGTCGCTCTCCTGTTCCACGCATTGGAGCTCCTTCTGGAAGAACGAGCAGCGCCGCTAAAATAAGTGAAACAACAATGGAAACAACAGCCCAAACTAAACCTTTTTTCTCAAGACTCGTCAGCTTTTCGACTTTTTCTCGGTACTCCCCTTTGTATTCTCCTAACCTCGGTTCTACAATTCGTTCAGTTACCCATGCTCCGATAATCGTTAACAAAAATACGGAAGCAGCTATAAACCACCAGTTCATCGCAATACTCATGCCTTCTGCGTAAGCCGGATCTACAATGGCTGCACCAGCAATAGTAAGCTCCCCTAACAATGCGTCTGTTCCTGATAGTACCAAGTTCGCACTAAACCCTCCAGACACTCCTGCAAACGCAGCCGCTAGACCGGCTAAAGGGTGACGACCAACGGCAGCAAACAATAATGCGCCAAGTGGTGGCAATACTACGTAGCCAGCATCAGAAGCGACACTGGACATAATACCTGCAAACACCAGACCGATCGTAATAAATCGATTAGGAACAGCTAATACGAAGCCACGTAATATAGCACTGATTAATCCTGCCCGTTCAGCAATCCCAATCCCAAGCATGGTTAATAAAACCACGCCAAGTGGTGCGAATCCAATGAAGTTATCTGTCATACTAGAAAATATATAGTTAATTCCTTCTCCATTTAGTAGATTTTTTATCTCTACCATTTCTCCTTCTTCACCTGGGTGTTCAACACTAATTCCGAGCGGAGATAAGGCTGCCGACAATAGCAGCACCAATAGAGCTAATATTGCGAATAATGTAACGGGATGAGGTAGTTTATTCCCTACTACTTCAACCCCGTCCAACGAACGTTGAAATATTCCTTTCTTCTTCCCCATACTTTTTCTCCTTCCATTTGTAAGCAAAAGTACAATATTTCGAAAAATAAAATTACATTGCAAACGCATACTGTTTTTTATTATATATGTCTAATTCCTTCTTGAAAATAGAAAAACAATAAAAAACACTAATGTTATTTTTAGCAAGATTTAAAAAATTAATTTGAAATTAAACAATTTTAAGGAGTTAAACCGAGGTGGAAAGCTTTCAATCTAGCTAAAATTATAAAATGAAAATAAGATTTAAACCTATGGAGAAATAATTCTGTGAAGCTTCTCCATAGATTTATAAGAAAATCAGTTACTACCCTAAAAAATCAACAACTTTAGGTTAGACGATTACTTCCATACTTCAACACAGTATTAACCCTACGTTAAAATGATAGATTTAACGCGCATCAAAATATGGATTGCCCTGCATTCCTTGCCATAAATCTGATTGTTCTAATTGATAAGCTAATTGTAATAAACGATGCTCTTCTCCTTTATTAGCCATGACTTGCACCCCTAAAGGCAGTTGTTCATAAGTAAGGTGAAGTGGTAAAGACATTGCCGGCTGACCAGTTAAATTAGCTAGTTGCGTAAACGGGGTATAGGTTAAACTTGGAAGGAACATATCATAAATGACCTCTTGTTGTTCTTTTGCATTAGCTGCTTCCATCTGGTCTATCAGTCGCTTCTTTCCTTTTTCGTTCCAAGTTAATTCTCCAACTTTTGGCGCTACATAAGCAGTAGCAGGCGTAATATAGAAATCATATACTTTATGAAAATGAGCCATTTTCTCAGCAGCTTCATCCCAAGAAGCTAGACTGTGAGAAAATTCAGCCGCTGATACAGTTTGACCAGCACAATGCAACAACCATGTTTCGATTTCTACATCTTCGCTGGTAACCTTTCTTCCGATCATTTTTTCCAACTGCATCATTAACGTAGCAATTTCACCACTATTCATTAGATAATAATTTCGCATGAGTTCTTTCCCATCGATGTCAGGATCCCGTTCTTCTACAAAGCATCCTTGGCGTTCCAGCCATCGCACTGTCTTCAAGACTGCTTCCTTCGCATCATTGGACACAGGCGTACCAACAGGTGAGGTGACAGAATATGCAATACGTAGTTGCTCATGCGGTGTTTGGTACATCGTTTCTAGATAGCTTTCCAAATAGAGCGGGGCTTGAAATGCAGCTTCAGGTTGAGTTGTCTGTAAGACGTCTAGCATTGCTGCACTATCACGTACAGTTTTAGATAACACAAAGTCAATCGCCGCTCCATGCCATTGCCGTCCAACTCCTGGTCCCACTGGTGTTCTCCCTCTTGTCGGCTTTAGACCAAATAACCCAGTAAATGAAGCAGGGATGCGAATGGAGCCACCACCATCACTAGCGCCTGCCAACGGTACAATTCCAGCCGCAATAGCAGCTGCTGATCCACCGCTCGATCCACCTGGTGAATATTCCAGATTCCAAGGATTTCGTGTCGCCCCGTCTATTTCTGGTTCTGTAATGTTTTTCAATCCAAATTCCGGTGTATTCGTATGACCAATAAATTGAAAGCCAGCATCGCGAAAAGCACGTACAAAGTGAGAATCTTGCTTTGCTGTTGAAGCATGTTCCTTCAATAATTTGGAGCCTGAAGTTGTTCGCTCCCCCATTAATTGTTGCCCTGTATTTTTCAGCAAAACAGGTACACCATTAAATGGTCGGTCTCCTTCTATATACCTGTCTAATTCTTTGAGGGCCTTATCCATGCGCTCGGAAACGACTGCATTTAGACTGGGATTAATAGATTCAAGCTGTTCTAACGAAGCTTTTAGGAGTTCTTTTGGTGTTGTTTCCCCTTTTCTTATAAATTCAGCTAAGGCGGTGGCATCATAGTTTATATACTCACTAATTTTCACTGCTACACCTCATTATTCATTTTCTATCAGTGTAACACTACAAAACGTAAATTTCCAAGCGCCTATTTCCCATTTTGTTCATTTTCACCCTTCTCCTCTTTTTTCCATGGCGGATCACCATATTTATGAAATTTTTGATTTATTTTAAAAATGACCAATGGAATAATAAACGCAAGAGCTGTGTATATAAAAGTTTCTATACTAGGTAGAAAAGAAGGCCAGCCATTCATATTGAACACCCCTGTCATCAGTGTTTTGCTCCCGTTTAAAAATCCACTTTTTTAGCATCGGAAATCAAATGAAGAACCGTGCAGCTGCATGTTGTTCGCTATAATTGTAATTGCACGATTACCGCTGCTTAGCTTTACGTCTTTTTTTAAAGTAACTGATTAGCAAAAGAACAATTGTCACGCTTCCTGTTATAAAAACACCATACATACTAACAAAATCCCCAAACTTTTGTAGCGATAAAACATCTTGGGGCAACATCCCGATAAGGAATACAATTGGAGCAAGAATGTAAATAAGCAATTTTTTCTTCACCTTAAAGACACTTTCCAATGCATAAATAGAAGCATCGAAAGCCATTGTTACTGTATTAAAAATAGCCATGATCCAAATAACAAAAAAAATGGAGTCAAATCGTTCAAAAAAACCTCCTGGTATTTCAATTTCTTTGGCTAACTCAATAATTGGATAGTTCAAATTGCTCGTCCCTGTAAAACCGAATACACCGATACACATTAAATAAATGATAATATAAAATACAGGGACCATGGACATTCCAATCGAAGCTGATTTCGGTGCTTTTTTTGGTGTTCTTACTAATGTTGTATAAAATAACAACATAAACAAACCTGTAAATGCAAAGGCACTACTCTTTGTAGCCAAAACATACCCTTTCAGATCTGTTTTAAATACTGGTAAATAATTAATTGTATCAAACCAATTGATGGAAAATATGCCAACGAGAAATATAATAAATACAATAATTGGAAAAAACATCATATTTAAACGAAACAAGCCTACTCTTGACCCAGAAATCGCATAAATAACCACAAGTATAAAGGTTAATGCAATAACTTCTATTGGTGTACGATCGAATAAATACTCTTTCGCAATTTCAGATATAGTCCGAAGAACAAATCCGGAAATCAAGATGCCCTTTAAAGAAAGTAGAATTGTAATGATAATAGCAACTGGTTTCGTAACCAATGATCCAGCAAATTCGACAAATAGTTGATGCGGATACATCGAACAGAGCTTTGTAATAGCCCAAGCTAAACCAGTAAAAATGATACCTGCAATAAGAATACCGACCCATCCATCTGAACCAACTGTAGTTTCCGCAATTTTTTTTGGTAAGTTTAAAATTCCTACCCCAACCGTAATGGAAGGAATTGCAATCATTAATTC
This genomic interval from Virgibacillus pantothenticus contains the following:
- a CDS encoding AAA family ATPase, whose amino-acid sequence is MENTMAYNVKIENVLQNINKVMIGKEEAAVLSLVALLAQGHVLLEDVPGVGKTMLVKTLAKSLDCDFRRIQFTPDLLPSDVTGVSIYNPKTLEFEFRGGPILGNIILADEINRTSPKTQSALLEAMEENHVTVDGRTIPLARPFFVMATQNPIEYEGTYPLPEAQLDRFILKLNMGYPTFAEEMEMLTRTSHDHPIETIESVLTKEALEQIQDEVKQVYMDKNVQHYIIDLVTSTRNHPQVYLGVSPRGSIALMKAAKAYAYISGRDYVLPDDVKYLAPYVLAHRVILHSEAKYSGKTVNDVIAMIIEQTEIPIRKEFI
- a CDS encoding 2-hydroxyacid dehydrogenase; this translates as MKILAYQRVETPVLTQLKEQHDVRFFKNIDTNSDPAFLDFLSQADGIIGLDLPVNQTLLNCAPRLKIISNVSVGFNNLPIEELSRRQIMATNTPGVLTDTVADMVMGLIISTARRLPELDRFVKDGNWEESLDSTYYGTDVHHKTLGIIGMGRIGTAIAQRAHAGFHMDIVYHSRTRKPEVEQKFQATYASLDELLAVSDFVCLITPLTKETEYMIGRREFKLMKKSAFFINASRGKTVVEQDLIAALQNNTIAGAGLDVYEQEPIDPSNPLLRMDNVVTLPHIGSSTYETELAMSQLAAENLLAGLSGKRPKNLLNPEVWERK
- a CDS encoding DUF58 domain-containing protein — encoded protein: MKYRFRLLVSCLFLVTTFLLLFSYAMFQGGFVSWFLFFSFLPILIYEVAVLIYPIGKWKVGRHLSHYISNASGAITVKLEVKRRFPFPLYYCILEDIMPDSLKTIDNQVEKFQYMNQPERLVVKRQMKKMLLPGFKRTFSFTYRLEQIPRGEHQFQTVRIRTGDFFGLVKKEHYYAVSDLLVTYPNARPWLLEGQITNRQEGNLLTASLRFTNANVATGIREYMPGDRFSWIDWKQTARKNTVMTKEFEQEKGTNMLLVLDACNSLNPIIFEGMVEVTYSLLTYLRKQSIETGLLTIGKSGSFYPSTYGVWEFDRMKEHLTQLQPNKKGVFSLAIQSYWNKLVNGGVLLFVVGNVDKPFVEMIKKLRQRTEHIHVLLVQPEEQQKKSASLVRQLSAFGVDIYEMTEHELMKTPLEVKRI
- a CDS encoding GerAB/ArcD/ProY family transporter, with the protein product MREFEYADAKISDKELMIAIPSITVGVGILNLPKKIAETTVGSDGWVGILIAGIIFTGLAWAITKLCSMYPHQLFVEFAGSLVTKPVAIIITILLSLKGILISGFVLRTISEIAKEYLFDRTPIEVIALTFILVVIYAISGSRVGLFRLNMMFFPIIVFIIFLVGIFSINWFDTINYLPVFKTDLKGYVLATKSSAFAFTGLFMLLFYTTLVRTPKKAPKSASIGMSMVPVFYIIIYLMCIGVFGFTGTSNLNYPIIELAKEIEIPGGFFERFDSIFFVIWIMAIFNTVTMAFDASIYALESVFKVKKKLLIYILAPIVFLIGMLPQDVLSLQKFGDFVSMYGVFITGSVTIVLLLISYFKKRRKAKQR
- a CDS encoding amidase, with the protein product MKISEYINYDATALAEFIRKGETTPKELLKASLEQLESINPSLNAVVSERMDKALKELDRYIEGDRPFNGVPVLLKNTGQQLMGERTTSGSKLLKEHASTAKQDSHFVRAFRDAGFQFIGHTNTPEFGLKNITEPEIDGATRNPWNLEYSPGGSSGGSAAAIAAGIVPLAGASDGGGSIRIPASFTGLFGLKPTRGRTPVGPGVGRQWHGAAIDFVLSKTVRDSAAMLDVLQTTQPEAAFQAPLYLESYLETMYQTPHEQLRIAYSVTSPVGTPVSNDAKEAVLKTVRWLERQGCFVEERDPDIDGKELMRNYYLMNSGEIATLMMQLEKMIGRKVTSEDVEIETWLLHCAGQTVSAAEFSHSLASWDEAAEKMAHFHKVYDFYITPATAYVAPKVGELTWNEKGKKRLIDQMEAANAKEQQEVIYDMFLPSLTYTPFTQLANLTGQPAMSLPLHLTYEQLPLGVQVMANKGEEHRLLQLAYQLEQSDLWQGMQGNPYFDAR
- a CDS encoding AbgT family transporter, whose product is MGKKKGIFQRSLDGVEVVGNKLPHPVTLFAILALLVLLLSAALSPLGISVEHPGEEGEMVEIKNLLNGEGINYIFSSMTDNFIGFAPLGVVLLTMLGIGIAERAGLISAILRGFVLAVPNRFITIGLVFAGIMSSVASDAGYVVLPPLGALLFAAVGRHPLAGLAAAFAGVSGGFSANLVLSGTDALLGELTIAGAAIVDPAYAEGMSIAMNWWFIAASVFLLTIIGAWVTERIVEPRLGEYKGEYREKVEKLTSLEKKGLVWAVVSIVVSLILAALLVLPEGAPMRGTGERPIIESPFMSSLVPIIAILFFIPGLVYGIVTKAVKNDKDVAYQLSDTMASMGMFIVLAFTAGQFVAYFNESNMGLVLGVYGADFLQNINLTGIPLVLVFIIIAAFINIFIGSASAKWAMMAPIFVPIMMQLGYSPELTQMAYRIADSSTNIISPLMTYFAIIIAFAQKYDKKMGIGTLVSTMIPYSIFFLVGWTLMLIVWMLFGVELGPGAPILYE